One segment of Ipomoea triloba cultivar NCNSP0323 chromosome 12, ASM357664v1 DNA contains the following:
- the LOC115998540 gene encoding cytochrome P450 CYP736A12-like: MAWIWTIVAIVIAIYLLRELLKIKKKLPPGPKGIPILGHLHLLGKTPHQDLHNLAKKHGPIMYMRWGFVPVVIVSSPEIAELVLKTFDHVFADRPYHEASMYIAYGQRNFIFSKYGSYWRNVRKMCTLQLLSSHKINSMQSMRRREVSLLIACLKRAAVDGGAVDLSAMVSALSAEMSFLMVMGKKYLSEEIGEKGFVAVVREVVHLAAMPNLGDFIPYLGMIDFQGLTRRMKAVAKVFDGFLEKIIEEHVQSKGEKESKDFVDTMLEIMQSGQTDFEFDRRHVKAIMLDMISASMDTSATSIEWIMTELIRHPQAMKKLQKELEEVVGMERMVEESDLEKLKYLDMVVKEGMRLHPAVPLLHHESMEDCQVKGYHIPKGSRVVINLLAVQKDPIAWPEPDKFIPERFAGNSIDLRGRDFELLPFGSGRRSCPGIQLGIIVVRLVVAQLVHCFNWKLPNGMHPNELDMSELFGLATGRAKPLMAVPTYRLHK, encoded by the exons ATGGCTTGGATATGGACAATCGTAGCAATAGTCATAGCTATCTATCTTCTCCGTGAGCTgctgaaaatcaagaaaaaactCCCTCCTGGCCCAAAGGGTATTCCCATTTTGGGACATCTTCATTTGCTGGGCAAAACTCCCCACCAAGATCTTCATAATCTAGCCAAGAAACATGGTCCCATTATGTATATGCGTTGGGGTTTCGTTCCTGTCGTCATCGTTTCTTCCCCGGAGATAGCGGAATTGGTTCTCAAAACCTTCGATCATGTCTTCGCCGACAGGCCGTACCATGAGGCTTCCATGTATATCGCGTACGGCCAGAGAAACTTCATCTTCTCAAAGTACGGTTCTTATTGGCGCAACGTTCGAAAGATGTGTACTTTGCAGCTTCTGAGCAGTCACAAGATCAATTCCATGCAATCCATGAGGAGGCGAGAGGTTTCCCTCTTGATTGCGTGTCTGAAACGCGCCGCCGTGGACGGCGGCGCTGTTGATCTCAGCGCTATGGTTTCGGCCTTAAGCGCGGAGATGAGTTTCTTGATGGTGATGGGGAAGAAGTATTTGTCCGAGGAGATTGGGGAGAAGGGATTTGTGGCTGTGGTTCGGGAAGTTGTTCATTTGGCAGCGATGCCGAACCTTGGAGACTTCATTCCTTACCTGGGAATGATTGATTTTCAGGGTTTGACTCGCAGGATGAAGGCGGTTGCGAAGGTGTTTGATGGGTTTCTTGAGAAAATTATTGAAGAACATGTCCAGTccaaaggtgagaaggaaagCAAAGACTTTGTTGACACCATGCTGGAAATTATGCAGTCTGGCCAAACAGACTTCGAGTTTGATCGTCGCCATGTCAAAGCAATCATGTTG GACATGATTTCGGCTTCCATGGACACATCTGCTACATCAATAGAGTGGATAATGACAGAGCTTATACGCCATCCCCAAGCAATGAAGAAGCTACAAAAAGAGTTGGAAGAAGTAGTAGGCATGGAAAGAATGGTGGAAGAATCAGACCTGGAGAAGCTCAAGTACTTAGACATGGTTGTGAAGGAAGGCATGAGGCTTCACCCTGCAGTCCCATTACTTCACCATGAATCCATGGAAGATTGCCAAGTAAAGGGCTACCATATCCCCAAGGGATCAAGGGTTGTCATCAACCTCTTAGCTGTTCAAAAGGATCCCATTGCCTGGCCTGAACCCGATAAGTTCATCCCAGAAAGATTTGCAGGGAACAGTATAGACCTCCGGGGGCGAGATTTTGAACTCTTACCTTTCGGATCCGGGAGAAGAAGTTGTCCTGGAATACAGTTGGGGATTATCGTGGTTCGTCTAGTTGTGGCTCAATTGGTGCATTGCTTCAATTGGAAACTTCCGAATGGGATGCATCCTAATGAACTTGACATGAGTGAGCTCTTTGGTTTAGCCACGGGCAGAGCTAAGCCTTTGATGGCTGTTCCAACTTATCGACTTCACAAATGA
- the LOC115998148 gene encoding cytochrome P450 CYP736A12-like — MIKTTWIWAALAMLAAISICNTFLKSRKKRLPPSPRRLPILGHLHLVGKTPHQDLQKLAKIHGPIMHLRFGFVDNIVVSSPQAAELFLKTHDLNFASRPPSEAAKYMAYGQKSMVFGEYGPFWRNMRKLCTLELLSNAKINSFQSMRREELRLLIESCKQAAKTGEAVDLSAKVSSMSADMSCRMVFGKKYEDKDLGEKGFKAVIQESLHLTGIPNLGDYIPYFSKIDTQNLTRRMKDVAQLFDQFFEKIIDEHEQQAKNQGNTQTTKDFVDIMLEIRRSGETSFEFRREHVKSMMLDLLVTSMDTSSTAIDWIMSELLKNPEIMKKVKKEIERQVGYDRMVEEEDLEHFEYLEMVIKESLRLHLIVPLLVPHASIEDCIVDGFHIPKKSRIIVNAWAIARDPNVWSDPEKFIPKRFNENAVDYRGKHFEYLPFGSGRRSCPGMQLGLTTVRLVVAQLIHCFDWDLPNGTLPKDLDMTEHFGVVISRAKNLMAVPKYQLCV; from the exons ATGATCAAAACGACATGGATTTGGGCAGCATTAGCAATGCTTGCAGCCATTTCTATCTGCAACACATTTCTAAAGAGCAGAAAGAAAAGGCTCCCACCCAGTCCCAGAAGGCTTCCAATCTTGGGACACCTCCATTTGGTGGGCAAAACCCCCCATCAAGACCTTCAAAAACTCGCCAAAATCCACGGCCCTATCATGCATTTACGCTTCGGTTTCGTGGACAACATTGTTGTCTCGTCCCCGCAAGCCGCGGAACTGTTTCTCAAGACACACGATCTCAATTTCGCGTCCAGGCCACCCTCAGAGGCCGCAAAGTACATGGCCTATGGCCAGAAAAGTATGGTGTTTGGCGAATACGGTCCGTTCTGGCGCAACATGCGAAAGCTCTGCACTTTGGAGCTCCTAAGCAACGCCAAGATCAATTCGTTTCAATCCATGAGACGAGAGGAGTTGCGTCTTCTCATAGAATCGTGCAAACAAGCGGCTAAGACAGGAGAGGCTGTTGATTTGAGTGCCAAGGTTTCTTCCATGAGCGCAGACATGAGCTGTCGGATGGTGTTTGGGAAGAAGTACGAGGATAAAGACCTTGGTGAGAAGGGATTCAAGGCTGTGATTCAAGAATCACTTCATCTAACGGGTATTCCTAATCTCGGAGATTATATTCCTTATTTTAGTAAGATTGATACCCAAAATTTGACAAGACGGATGAAGGATGTTGCCCAGCTCTTTGACCAATTCTTTGAGAAGATCATCGATGAGCATGAACAACAAGCTAAAAACCAAGGTAACACTCAAACAACAAAGGACTTTGTTGATATAATGCTGGAAATTAGAAGGTCCGGAGAAACTTCGTTTGAATTCAGGCGGGAACATGTCAAATCTATGATGCTg GATTTGCTTGTAACTTCAATGGACACATCGTCAACAGCAATAGATTGGATAATGTCTGAGCTCTTAAAAAACCCAGAAATAATGAAGAAAGTGAAGAAGGAAATAGAGAGACAAGTAGGGTATGATAGGATGGTGGAAGAGGAGGATTTGGAGCACTTTGAATACTTAGAAATGGTTATAAAAGAATCCTTAAGGTTGCATTTGATTGTGCCGTTACTCGTTCCTCATGCATCCATAGAGGATTGTATAGTTGATGGCTTTCATATACCTAAAAAATCAAGAATCATTGTGAATGCTTGGGCAATTGCACGTGACCCAAATGTGTGGAGCGATCCAGAGAAGTTTATTCCAAAAAGATTCAATGAAAATGCTGTTGATTATAGAGGCAAGCATTTTGAGTATCTCCCATTTGGATCAGGGAGGAGAAGCTGTCCTGGTATGCAACTCGGATTAACAACAGTTCGATTGGTGGTGGCACAATTAATACATTGCTTTGATTGGGATCTTCCAAATGGGACGTTACCTAAAGACTTGGACATGACTGAGCACTTCGGTGTGGTTATCAGTCGAGCTAAGAATTTGATGGCGGTTCCTAAATATCAACTGtgtgtttaa
- the LOC115997890 gene encoding cytochrome P450 CYP736A12-like, producing the protein MPWFWTAFAVLASISICNSFLKSRRKRLPPGPRRLPILGHLHLVGKTPHQDLQKLAKIHGPIMHLRLGFVDNIIVSSPQAAELFLKTHDLNFASRPPSEAAKYMGYGQKDMVFGEYGPFWRNMRKLCTSELLSNAKINSFQSMRREELCLLIESFKQAAMKGEAVDLSAKVSSMGADMSCRMVFGRKYEDNDIGEKGFKAVIQESLHLTGLPNLGDYFPYLGKLDIQGLTRRMKAVAKLFDQFFERIIDEHELAQKGGNTQTTKDFVDIMLEIRRSGETLFEFTREHVKSMMVDLLVTSMDTSSTAIDWTMSELIRHPEIMKKVKKEIEGQVGLGRMVEEEDLEHFEYLDLVIKESLRLHPVVPLLVPHASIEDCIVDGFHIPKKSRIIVNAWAIGRDPNVWTDPEKFLPERFKGSNVDYRGKHFEYLPFGSGRRSCPGMQLGITTVRLVVAQLIHCFDWNLPNGTLPEDLDMTEHFGVVISRAKNLMAIPKYQLRV; encoded by the exons ATGCCATGGTTTTGGACAGCCTTTGCAGTGCTTGCAAGCATTTCTATCTGCAACAGTTTTCTGAAGAGCAGAAGGAAGAGGCTGCCGCCCGGTCCCAGAAGGCTTCCAATCTTGGGACACCTCCACTTGGTGGGGAAAACCCCCCATCAAGATCTTCAAAAACTCGCCAAAATCCACGGCCCTATCATGCATTTGCGCCTCGGATTCGTCGACAACATCATCGTCTCGTCCCCGCAAGCCGCCGAGCTGTTTCTCAAGACCCACGATCTCAATTTCGCATCCAGGCCACCCTCAGAGGCCGCAAAGTACATGGGCTATGGCCAAAAGGACATGGTGTTTGGCGAATACGGTCCTTTCTGGCGCAACATGCGAAAGCTCTGCACTTCGGAGCTCCTAAGCAACGCCAAGATCAATTCGTTTCAATCCATGAGACGCGAGGAGTTGTGTCTTCTCATAGAATCGTTCAAGCAAGCGGCTATGAAAGGAGAGGCTGTTGATTTGAGTGCTAAGGTTTCTTCCATGGGTGCAGACATGAGCTGTCGGATGGTTTTTGGGAGGAAGTACGAGGATAATGATATCGGTGAGAAGGGGTTTAAGGCTGTGATTCAAGAATCACTTCATCTAACGGGTTTACCTAATCTTGGAGATTATTTTCCTTATCTTGGTAAGCTTGATATTCAGGGATTGACAAGACGGATGAAGGCCGTTGCTAAGCTCTTTGACCAATTCTTTGAGAGAATCATTGATGAGCATGAACTTGCTCAAAAGGGAGGTAACACTCAAACTACAAAGGATTTTGTTGATATAATGCTAGAAATCAGAAGGTCCGGAGAAACTTTGTTTGAGTTCACGCGTGAACATGTTAAATCTATGATGGTG GATTTGCTTGTAACTTCAATGGACACATCCTCGACAGCAATAGATTGGACAATGTCTGAACTCATCAGGCACCCAGAAATAATGAAGAAGGTGAAGAAGGAGATAGAGGGACAAGTAGGATTAGGTAGGATGGTGGAGGAGGAGGATCTGGAGCACTTTGAATACTTAGATCTGGTTATAAAAGAATCCTTAAGGTTGCATCCGGTTGTGCCGTTACTGGTTCCTCATGCATCCATAGAGGATTGTATAGTTGATGGCTTTCATATACCTAAAAAATCAAGAATCATTGTGAATGCTTGGGCAATTGGGCGTGACCCAAATGTGTGGACGGATCCTGAGAAGTTCCTCCCAGAAAGATTCAAAGGAAGTAATGTTGATTATAGAGGTAAGCATTTTGAGTATCTCCCATTTGGATCAGGGAGGAGAAGTTGTCCTGGTATGCAACTTGGAATAACAACAGTTCGATTGGTGGTGGCACAATTAATACATTGCTTTGATTGGAATCTTCCAAATGGAACGTTACCGGAAGACTTGGACATGACTGAACACTTCGGTGTTGTTATAAGTCGAGCTAAGAATTTGATGGCGATTCCTAAATATCAATTACGTGTTTAA